One window from the genome of Sphaerotilus microaerophilus encodes:
- a CDS encoding SDR family NAD(P)-dependent oxidoreductase: MPPNPPLTDWRGRVAWIVGASSGIGRATAARLARAGAQVVVSARSRDALAGFVDTYPGALALPLDVTQRDSVLAAHDDQMGRFGRIDLLLYCAGHYQAQRATALDLDELLRHEQVNYVGALHVLDAVLPVLLAQGSGHLSFVASVAGWRGLPNALAYGPTKAALNNLAECLHLDLSARGLGVSVINPGFVETPLTAGNPFPMPALIQPDEAAAAMLAGWARGEFDIHYPKRFTRLLRLLRCLPHRLYFPLVRKVTGL; encoded by the coding sequence ATGCCGCCCAATCCTCCCCTGACCGACTGGCGTGGCCGCGTCGCCTGGATCGTCGGCGCCTCCAGCGGCATCGGCCGGGCCACCGCCGCGCGCCTGGCGCGAGCGGGCGCGCAGGTGGTCGTCTCGGCGCGCAGCCGCGATGCGCTGGCCGGCTTCGTCGACACCTACCCGGGCGCGCTCGCCCTGCCGCTGGACGTGACGCAGCGCGACTCGGTCCTGGCGGCGCACGACGACCAGATGGGCCGCTTCGGCCGCATCGACCTGCTGCTGTATTGCGCCGGCCACTACCAGGCGCAACGCGCCACCGCGCTGGACCTGGACGAGCTGCTGCGCCACGAGCAGGTCAACTACGTCGGAGCCCTGCATGTGCTGGACGCCGTGCTGCCGGTGCTGCTGGCGCAGGGCAGCGGGCACCTGAGCTTCGTGGCCAGCGTGGCGGGCTGGCGTGGCCTGCCCAATGCACTGGCCTACGGGCCGACCAAGGCGGCGCTGAACAACCTGGCCGAGTGCCTGCACCTGGACCTGTCTGCGCGCGGTCTGGGCGTGTCGGTGATCAACCCCGGCTTCGTCGAGACGCCGCTGACCGCAGGCAACCCCTTCCCGATGCCGGCGCTGATCCAGCCCGACGAAGCGGCCGCGGCGATGCTGGCGGGCTGGGCGCGCGGCGAGTTCGACATCCACTACCCCAAGCGCTTCACGCGGCTGCTGCGGCTGCTGCGCTGCCTGCCGCACCGGTTGTACTTCCCGCTGGTGCGCAAGGTGACCGGGCTGTGA